The sequence below is a genomic window from Mytilus edulis chromosome 2, xbMytEdul2.2, whole genome shotgun sequence.
TCCTTATCATTATTCGCTCCAAAATTATAATTGACTGTCAAACTATTGCTTTCctaattttgtaatgtttttgtttttagagtTGTTCCCCCTTTTTAGGCTGATTACATGAAAATTAAAGAATCAACTGCAATCTCCcattttatatatcaatgcaGTCATGTCTGATTATAGAGCAGGGTGCTCATTTCCGCCATAActttccatgttttctgcagTTTATGGTCAGGTCTTTATCAAGTATAAATTTTGAAGTATAATGATATTTCTATTTAAAGATCACATCAAAAGCAATATATTCTTATCTTGCAAACAcgtttctttgaaaaaaaaatataagaaaaattatcTTAAAGGCTTTTTTGAAAAatcctgatgttttgtcaaaggGGGACACATATACGCCATTTCTACACATCTATTTAATAAGAAAATTACCTATTATATTAGTTAAACTCTTTGGTTTATTTTCCCATGCAATAAATATGATATAAACTGGAATACCCGTACAGATCATTATAACACCATAGGCTGAAAGtaaaatttcacaaaataaaatacatgtaactaaACACTCATAAATATGAAAGAGAAGACTACATATAAACTTCAAAAAAATGTTGGTATTAAGACAACAAGAACCTGGATATACATTAAATCTAATTAAAATTTAGTTAAATATCTGAAAGAATCTTGTCATTTGGTGAAGATGCTGTTCATTTTTACAGAATGATTTTTACTCTCAAGATTCAGAGCATGACATATTGTACAGTCACTGGCTAGTTGGAAAACCATATTTTGACCTCTAGAAGTCTttcagtttttttatgttgtttggttgctgttttattatctccctttattaaTTCCTATATCAATATCCTATATAAATATCTACATATACATGGTCAAATGAGTTTAACCCTGCCTGTATGTgcttttctctaatttttgtgctattttcatatttcctgactggtgtgagaaaaatatttctcctcactagtgaaaaatctgttctcggcaaatgattagtcgaaatttgattatgaagtcaaaatgttttgttttcttccgaattttcctattgtgatgtcatgaaaaaaggtgaccttgcctgatgacgttGCAactaaagaacacaagtttctgaaaatctttgaaaaagaatgataaaaatcatcagagaaacagattccgacactataactcatgtattacgatatttctccactcttgacagttaaaatttcattatttaaaaagctctgcaagcctcacgctttaaataataaaatttaactgtctcgagtggaaaaatattgtaatacacttgttgcagtgtaggaatctatatgtCTCAAGTCAGGAtactgttattcagtggttgtcatttattGCTGTGTaactgtttgtttttcttttattatttggaaaataaattgggctgttatttttcttgtttgaattaatttacgtttgtcatttctatgtatttatttcaaaaagtaGCGtatgtaaaaaatgtcaaatggCAGGTTTAAATTTCATTGTAAAGGTTGAGCTTTTTCATCTCATCATTGAAGACCTTCCAGCAAGATTTAAGATGTTAAAGCAGTAAAAGCCATGTTCCTTTCATATGTGGTAATGTCTCAGTGCTTACAACATCATTGTTGTCTCATGTAAATAAATTctctttttttaatcataaatataTCAATCTATACTTTACAAAGCAACACTATATAAATCTACACTTTACATTACTTACTGGTTTCTGTTGGTGAGGCATAGAATGGTAAAGCAACTAGGAAAACAGTCATAGCCACATATAATATAGGCCAGAATAAGTTCACCTGGAAAATAAAGTCATACACACACATATATTATAGGCCAGAATAAGTTCACCTGGAAAATAAAGTCATACACACACATATATTATAGGCCAGAATAAGTTCACCTGGAAAATAAAGTCATACACACATATATTAAAGGCCAGAAGAAGTTCACCTTAAAAATAAAGTCATACACACATATAATATAGGCCAGAAAAAGTTCACatgaaatatagaaataaactaTTAATGTATCATCTGtttataattttgtcattttctttaacaGTAAAAGGCCAAAGTTGCATTTAAAATAACTGTTGACAAATGTACAGAGATATATCTCATCTGTTGAAATTTTTGTCACTTTCATAGTAAAATTCAAATGTTGCAATCAAAATTAATAGTACTTTAATATGTGTAAATTGTGCAAAATTCAGTTTCATTGAATGAGGTATACAAAAAATTTTGGCGTTATCATTTTGGgggattcaaaacttttaacaatacctttgcatgtgcccTTTTAAATTGGTggaatttatttttgtgattttgttataACCGCAAAAATAAGCGATTATTTACACCCCatgaaaataacccgctatacggtataagATATCAATATAACTgtatactaaatatcattgacttattgTAACATTGTATGTTTATATTCTGTAAATGTTGTTCAATAgcactttgaaaaatatttttactttatatatgTGGTATATTGTGCCATGTTACAAAGGATGTCAATTCTGTATCATATTATTTTCATACAGAGAACTCGAACAATATGTttcattggccatcataccacatgTTTGTGATGTTTTATTGAGCCACTAAACACAAGTGTTATTGTTGGGACTTACCTTTATAGGTCTTTTCATGTCTGGTCTAGTTTTTCTGAAGTACAGAAGCACTACAATGGACATTCCTATAGCTAACCAGTTGACAAAGCCCACATAATTAATTAGGGCATACATGTCTGTTGACAACAGGTAAAATAGAGATAATATAccctgtaaataaaataaaaggtcaTTTAGTATACAGGCAGTATATATTGTGTATAAAACAGACTAAAACAAGAGCCCTCATAAGATAAATGCACTGTAAAAACCAAAAGATTTGAGGACTTTTTACATGACAACATGTGATCTAAGGGAAGTAAATCTTCCTTTTTTTGACTTGTCAATGATTTAATTTATCACTGttaattaacaattttatttaatcGTGCTACAAGGATATAGAATTGAATAAACCTATTCAGACAAAATTCTGCTTTTGACACTGTTATCAGGGTATGGAATAGAAATCTGTAACTGCTTATATTTGTAATTGATTGAACTATGATATATATGTACTTACCATAAATATACAGGCTGGCATTGGAGTCAATCTCTTCACAGACACGTAACTTAACACTTGTGGCATGTGGCCCTCCCTACCACCAACGTAAAATAATCTGGaaattaaataacatataaagtgttatattattttattataaattttcttAACAAACTTGCAagcatttatcaaaatataaaaggtATAAGATAAGTTGTGCTTTTGAcacatattcaaataaataatgttCATTAGAGGAGATATTTGTtggaatattttgaaatacatgtaaaaaatccTCCTACAATGCATCAGtggcaaaatttaaaatatattttgtcatgtgCAAATTCCACTTCACCTGAATCAAATATATCACTAAACCCTTTGATCTTTATGATAAAAGTTCATTATCTTAGCATGTGGCTGGAATGACATCAGAAATGTAGTCAATGCTAATTTTAATCTGGTTTAACATTCaaacttttacttttttaaaaagagTTACAAAGCCTTTGTTTCATGTTTAAACTTTGTACTGTGGATATATTTATTTCGTAGGTACCAATTTTCTttgtttgaggaaaacttgcatatttgtggatatttaatttcatggttttggcaaagtctacaTACATTCCTtgagaaaatttgtaattcgttaaatattgaaattcatgGTTCTCCTGTACCGACGAAAGttacgaaaattggtatctaacgaatATTTATGAATCCACATTATTTGGAAGTTCgtgatataaataataattaaaactgTTAATACCAGAACTGTCAGCAGGGTGTTTGACTAACCTTGAAGTGGTAAACAGGATACCGTTTACACCTCCAAAAGTAGAGAGTGATACGAAGATTGGCATGATCCACCACATAACACCATACAACCTCTGGGAGAACATctgtgaaaagaaaaataaatcacaTTTATGTTGTCTTTActgggtttgtttttttcaatcCGCCATTTCATTCATACAAGtatattggtggccttcagctgttatctgctctttggttgggttgttgtgtctttattctctttgacatgttccctatttctatttttaatttcatatcatttgtttaatatttcaataCATCTTGGTGCAATAATCTATAAATTGTAAAATAGGAAATAACAATACCGCAGCAACATCATTGTCAACATGATTGTCATTCATAAACTCTAATCTGATGACAGGTTAAAAAGTTATTGTGAGAAAGAATCTCAGCAGTGTCACTCATGACCTTAGATAGAATGCTGATTTGCCATACCCTTATACTGCCACTAATAATCTTGGTAGAATGCTAATTTGCCACAGCTTTCTACTGCTTCTCATAATTTAGCTAGAGTGTAAACTTACCACAGCCACAGCACTGCCACTCAAGATTTCTACTCTGGTTACAGTGGTGAAATAAGCAATGTTGGCTAAAGTGTACACAGTCATCACCATGATAATAGAGATCCAGATGGCTTTTGGTAAATTTCTGTAAAAGTAATATATTGTTTTAAGAGATGTAAATtaacaacaagaggctgtcacaacgacagcaaaccggatttattaatatttatttgtgtcccggcaatatcacaagaaccattactgatgaatggtgaaagtgaaaatcgtcaatatcaaatttgacccccattttgtcatcagtatcaatatattaaaatttgaaaagcttagattgaatggttcatgagtaaatgcaacaatgtgaatggaaacgctattttaatctttcaagaaccataacgcctgaacggtaaaagtcaaaatcgtcattattgaacttgacctctattttgtcatcagtaacaacatataaaaatttcaaaagctttggttgaatggttcatgagaaaatgcagagacacgactggaaacaccatttttcaatctttcaagaaccataactcctgaacggtgaaagtcaaaatcgtcattatttaacttgacctctattttgtcatcagttacaacatattaaaatttaggaagctttggtagaacagttcatgcgtaaatgcacggacacaactggaaactccatttttcaatctttcaagaaccataactcctgaatggtaatggtcaaaatcgtcattattgaaattgacctccattttgtcatcagtaacaacatattaaaatttgggaagctttggtagaacagttcatgcgtaaatgcacggacacgactgaaaactccatttttcaatctttcaagaaccataactcatgaacggtaaaagtcaaaatcgccattattgaacttgaccttcatttagttgtcagtaacaacatattaaaattttaaaagctttggctgaacggttcatgagttaatgcacggacaacatttgattgccgcccgcccgaccgccgtacatccccaaatcaataaccgacatttttgtcacaaaaatccggttaaaaaggcAATTATTATTAAATGATATAATCAGCCCCTATATGGATAAATCAGCATGTACAATACTGATGAGTTTGCCCTGTCTATATAAATCAAGAGTTAATATTGCTTTTCTAACGGGGCCAATACGGAAGAAAGTTGAGCCTAGGGTCCAATACAGCTAACCTTGAATCtataacagggccaatacagaaacagccagttaataacatTATACTACATATCTAATGTCCagcatataaatttaaaaaaaaataccaattaacCTGTAgacaatggatttttttatatccatGGACGACTATCATTTACTAATCTCAACTTAATATgatgttaaaattatattttaaacaagCCTGGTATTTAGGAaaggagtatatatatatatgtttgaatgtggcaaaatttctttaactGCCATTAAGTGTaagagtacatgtatataaatattttgaaaacaagaaaTTGATAAGcaaagaatttaaaataaaacccaACTACTTGagcaaataaaactttaataccaCTTTAGTTTCAGGAAAAACTTGATTTATAGTTCCTGGAAAAAATGCAGCCAAATTTTATCAAACAGATTGACAAAACAGATCATGAAACCTAAAATTCTTTTATCCTTTCCACATTTTTCCAAGaactgttttttaatttttttatttttaactataaGAAATATAAGAATTCCAAGTTATTCATGTTGAAAGGTAGTTACATGGaacaatgttcatgatgtttatcAAAATACTATTGTAAATAGATAATTAAAAGTAGAAATGTTGTATGCAGTTCACCTAGAAATATTTGTTCTATTAAAGCTgtaataaatttgtattttatgtaaaaaaaattattaagatGTAACAAATTGAACAGtggggtatacatggtatagtaaTACTACTACATTtgttttgcctttatttattaactGTATAAGAAATAAACAGGAAAGGATTAATTCATAAAAAGAGAAAAACCATCGACCTTATTTCCTTCTTACCTATTTAAACAGATCTTTAAGCATAGTTAAGAGGTTTTCAACAGAAAGCCATATAAAATGGTCCACCCACATGACCTGGGAAGTATTAGGATTTGTTTGAAAAGATCTGAATCAGtgattattaaaatattcaaatttaaaaaaaaacttttttaatggGGATTGaagaaatctttatttaaagtaaaaccTATCAATGGTGACCTTCTTTTAATAGCAAATAACTgcaaaaaaaaggttaaaaaataacaaatgggTATCAAAATATAGCATAGAATACCGTTTGAGTGTCTCTTGAAACTCAGTTTGAAAAACACTAATATTAAAACTCTTCAATTTGTTGGTTTTCCATTCCTACATTTATTTCTGTGTGAACCTCAAGCTCATACATTAAAATTGTAATACCATGACAAATTCCCATCTTTATAACAgtgcatacattttgtacatgtacttctTTTAAAGGCTAGATTTTGCAATATGTTAATGTGTTTTTGTAGTCACCCATGGGGAATTTGATGTTGACATTGACAGCTCATCTCTATTAAAATCACCACTTTTCTATACTATTAATACTGGTTTTTTGCCCATTGACATATACTTCACCTAACACACCAAGATGTTGTTAAATGAATTAGATACCTTACATTTATCATACTTTTCAATAACACATGGTCGAATTGCTGAAAGACCCCCCTCCTGTCCCAAATTATTGAAAACTATCATTCTACATGACAATATTGTGAATAATATATTGGTAGAATCAGATACATCCATTCTGGCTAACACCCTCAAGGTGTATCCAAAACATACAACTTAACTAAACTGAGAGCCAAGCCGGgtaacaaaatattttaccaaaTCAATAATTGTTATTTAATAATATGCACGTCTTGAGCGAAATTTCCAATTGGTTTGATAACCCACAAAAGTTAATAGAACGGGTTATTCATATTCATTCAAATTCGTAATCATCAAAACTGTAATCCTGCCAATTTTAACCCATTGCACTGCACagtattttcatattgattttgctacatttcaaattttaatttcatttggaGTATTTTAAGTCATGGATGATCTTTCCTTTCAACTTTTCATGGTCATTAAAGTCATGATGATCATGACCTTATATATCCAGGACATTTTCTAAACAATTGGACACCTGATTTTTTTGTCTAAATAACCTGACTGGTCACTTCTTACAAAATAAACAGCAGGGGCTAGGTCAAGAAGTCAAAATAGTTATCTAATTGTACTTGTATCATATCTGTAGATTTCCTGTTTATTCAATTTAAAGGAGAAGATGATCAGTCTTATCAATATTAAAACTTTTAAGATTACTTCATTTATCAATATTATCAATAGatgataaagatttatttttcacCAAGAAGTCCAAATTCAAGTAGAATTGTAAAATGACAGCCATTTTGTATAATTTATCAATATCAAAGTTTTAAGATTACTAAACTtattaatacatatataatatacatgtactatatatgGGTGAAAGAGATTTGATTCTCACCAAAAAAGCCGAAATTCAATTAGAATTGAAAACATGGTAAATGACAGCcactttttcaaattttttaaaaagtttaaagataACATTCACTAaatttatatggggacgaagtctccaattacggtagaaaattcaataaaaaaaaaaaaaaaaaaaaatcgggaaaatttcccgaatttttcattgtactaatgaactcaaaatcgttaactttttttttcagatctacttcctgttccggttttccccgcatttgcgcagataactgtcttgtttgcatgagtttttgaatttttttatttatcagtctagtaaaatataacattggatctcaatacaaattcaattttaataattgtttgatatgaaaaaaacgttacctgatgaaagcatttcttttgtttacatcgaatatgacgtcatcacttaaagaacgtcacagctaattccctaaccacagaaccaaaatcgggaacgttacgcacggtatttcGTTTTCTTTCATcaacattttgaattaaaaaaataatacatacagacttcgtccccattcacaggttatgcctgcctcatattaaataatacatgtatcacaaggggaaaaagatttatatttttcacTATGAAGACAAAATTCAAGAGAGCACAGCCGCTTTTGAAAGTTTCCTCATAATTTCAGTTAAATACAATTTAAAGACCTTTTTGAGCTTCAAAAAGTTTCATTGCTacgataaaacatttttttttaatattgacttTTATAACTTATGAAAATTGATCAGCCTACTCCTACATGTCCTATACATTATCAATCAAAATACATTTCAATACTCAAGCTATAGATTTTTCAAAGGTTTTTAATTCTAGCCTAGTCTGACACAAGAGTGGGCTCTTTCAACTATTAGTATAAACTAGCTTATTTTGTCATTGTAAGGGAATTccaaattatgaataaaaaggatctctttcttttattgttttctaGGCATGTTGGGTCCAACAGATTTGATGAGACCTTGAAGAGATTAACTTTTAAGAGTTCAACGAAAGTCCATTTTATTTTCTGATGTATAATGTATGACTATGCATGTACGAGACCAATAAGAATCAATGAACATATGTCACAACATTACGCGAATGAGACGAACTTTGACATTTCATTCATGTATAATAAACAATAGAACAGATGTTACTGCTAATCATTACATTAACATTGTTGTCATTTTGTTGTTAAAACATTAATAATCTATAATCTCCTTTTTCTTTAATATCCCTTGTCTAGTGAAGATGAATTTCTTATTCCTGTATCTTGGCTAACCCTTGGCTAGAGAAGATGAATTCCTGTGACCTCTCATCAAACATAAAACTTACTTGTAGGGATCTTTCAATTCTTCAATTACAAAGTTCAGGTAATTCctgtaataaaagaaaaatttacaattaaattcatttaacatatatatatagtcttgtatgtttttagattttagtccatttatatgtttcagagtTTGGCAAAAAATGTTtggtatgatgtccattatcactgaactagtacaaatgttgttaaggggccagctgaagcccgcctgtGTGTGtgtgattttcttgctgtgttgaagccCCATTggtttttagctattttttgctctttggtcgaaTAGATAACTCTTCCACACATtcaccattttcattctcaattttgtataaggtaataaaagttaaaaattttgAGAAAGATAAATTTAATAATATTCATTTGTATTAAGCATGGTAACCAAAATTGGAAAAGTTGCAAAATCAATGAAAACAGattgtttttttctatcataTTTGCAAGTTATAAATGCTGTTTAAACTGGTGTAATAAAACTTGATGATTATTCTCCACTCCTGTGTACCTTTTACTTGATTACCTAAttatataacaattcaaacaagaggAAATATATTGGCTGAAACAATGTACCATTAGAGTTCAACAACCAATAGTTATAACCATTGGCTTTCCATACTTTTATATCAAGATTACATGAGTGAAATAGGAAGATCACTTTAAGTTAATAGCTGCAGACAACCTTTTAATTGGCATATCAAATAATCCCATCTAAAGATAAATGCTTTTAGTGAAAAAAATCCCTAGGGTACACATCAATTAACCGGTCTTAAGACATATGATTCAAGCTGAAAAAACATAGGGTGCACATTAAATAATCTTGTCTGAGGATAATTTTTTTTAGCAACTGTTATGAACACTAGCAATGGAAATAAATTGGAAACTTTATTAATTGATTTgtatacaaaatatcatttaatatGTCCAAATAGGAAATTCAACAATATCcgacacaataaataaaacacaGCAGAGTAGGTAATAAAAGTATTTAGTCCAACATTGTCGAACATACATAATATTACGACAACATAAATTACACCACAATTAGGAGTAAATAACAATACACTTTTCTATAACCAGATAACCTTACTATTTAAATAGTTTCACAATTATAATATACTAttatatcattgtatgtaacctGTATTATTCTATTCAGAAGGTTTTTAAAAAATACTTCCTGATATCTTTTAAATTCTaggaatcatttatttttttcttgctgtgcattttgttttgtaatgttGTATTTTTCATGTATGTTGTACACTTGGATAATgtaatgtaatttttattatatatgtgCTTTATCCAatgacatattttgattttatttgatttcataaatcCTTCTCAATATTTCTCTCTCAATAAATATACAGTATGTACTGACCCAATACTATTGTCCCCAAATCCAGTACATGTGCATGCATATTTTAATGTGAAAATGACCCAGATAAAGGAAGGATGTGAAAATGCAACAAATTTTCAAATACTTGCAATTCCTTGAATTGTTTAGCATAATTGTTTAGAAATCTATCATATAATTAATAGTATAACAGGAGAATAAAAGGAAGAGAGCAGTAACAATACTCTTCTGAGAGGACCTAGAACATGTCTAAATTTTTGTCAACATTTGGTATTTCATTTGGTAAATGTCTGACTATACAATCATTTGAAATATACTAGAACCAAGACATGCACTCATGTTTAAGTACCAGCAAGGGTTTGCTGTTCCTCTCAAGACACTGTAATTAATCGACAAAAGCCCTGGCCTGTTATCTTGTTCAAGTACCAGAAAGGGGTGTGTTGTTTCTCTCAAGACAATGTCATTACCGAAAGCCCTGACCTGAGAACCTGTTTGAACAGGAACTGTTTGATGTTGATATGCAAAACAAAAGAAGAGAGAGAATGCCAAGGagacaataaaatataaaacaatcgtCAGCCAAAGTCATAAAAACAAACTAATGTTCACTTAGTAACCTAAAAATAGCACTGAAATTAAAGTGATTAACTTGccgtttctgaaaaaaaaaaccacagctTATGCAATAAGTACCTATCAGCCCTGACACGACAAAACAACCTGTTAGTACAAGATTTATTGTTTTAGCCTGAATTTATGATGACTCTATTATAAATGTACTTGGTTGAATGCAATGACATGATAAAGTAATACAAGTATAAAGCTATTTGTATTGaacaatttttgtaaatgataCGTTCAGACGTATAAGAATTACCTACTTGTTTGTAATTTGTTTGAATTATGTGAAGAAATCTGTCATAATGCACAAAAAAGTGCACTATAAAACGAAACATGGACCATTATCATAAACAAGTCCGACAAGTCCTCAGAAGTCTAATCATTAAATCATCGTCTGAAGATCATTAAATTTTTACTTTGATTCTGTGACATTGGGCAAAATGTGTGACAGAAAAGCTAAATTAGGGATAAAAGGAAATTCTCAAAACCATCATTTACTTTTATTGTAGTTACGAAAGTACAGGGTAGTAAATTATATGATGTACGTGATGTAATAAGCATAGTTGCTTACTTCCCACAAATTAacgcctcattggcaatcataccacataattTCCTCATTCTTATGATGATGTAATAAACAgtactatataaataaataaccaTGCTAATACAGATGTATATTTTGAAAggcatatttttttcacaaagatTTCTAAATAACATTATTATTGTGTCTTCTCTTAAAGAAAGCATTTGTTTGACTTCAATTATGGAATTATTTCTTATGTCTGAATGTCATAAaatagtacatgtattataatacatgtactattTTATGACATTCAGACATTAGAAATAATTCCAAATAAAGTAGGCCTGCCAAAACAGtcttttttattctaaatatattttctgtcATTTTTATTGCATCATTCTTTTACCAACAAAATTTCTTTCATTAGATTAACAACTACCAAATGatgcaattttaaattttgccGATCAATGCCAAGTTTAAAAATACTTTATGATGGACATCATATATTAAACAAAGCATTAAATACACCTAACAGTTCTTTTATTAGTTGATGTTTACAAACAATACCTTATTTGGCACCTGTTCAGGTGTCAGacatacatgatatacatgtaggaATGATCATGAGTTAACAATATggtcaattaacaaaaatacaatgtTCATCACATAGGTGTACTGTAAAACCAATATATCATGTTTAATGAACTTGGTTTTAAATAATCAGCCTCCAGTTAGAAAATTGTATTTGTTTCTGTATAAATATTCATTGAGAATGAATGTAATAAAGATTGCACATTATTTTGACTCTTTAGAATACACTAGTACATTGACCTGATCCACTGACCTGTCCTCAGATAATTTCAAATTGATAATGATTTTGACTTACCATCCATTGTAGGCAAATAACCCAGAATAGAACGCCATGGCAATTTTACCAATATTAGTTTCTGTGTGCTCAAAAGGATTGTGGAAGTTTTCATGTTcacctgaaaaataaatgttacgttttccaatatttttttatcCACACAACATTGAATCTATATAAGACACAATCGTTTTCTGGATCAGGGGAAAAGGGGGGGACCAAGGTTATTTACCAAATGTATACtaaatgttttatgaatatatGCCCAAAACAAAGTTATCTAGTAATTACTAGTGGtatgtttttatgtaaaattaGTAGCATTTGCACTTGGCCACatagaaaaacatttaaacattaagAGTCGATTTTGACTGTTTGTGAAATTACAACTACTACATTGTATGTATACTTTGATTTAAGTTTTAACATGAGCACA
It includes:
- the LOC139511495 gene encoding large neutral amino acids transporter small subunit 1-like, giving the protein MPSKDKYDVVGQNEKNAKDANSSNSSIPKDEVKLQQKISLLNGVTVIVGSIIGSGIFVSPKGVLEGAGSVGLSIIVWVGCGLFSMVGAYCYAELGTSITRSGADYAYIFEAFGPFLAFLRLWVECMIVRPCSQAIVAMTFSYYIIEPLFPDCEQPDNAIRLLAAICILFLTFINCADVKWATRVQDIFTYAKVGALILIIITGFVQLGRGEHENFHNPFEHTETNIGKIAMAFYSGLFAYNGWNYLNFVIEELKDPYKNLPKAIWISIIMVMTVYTLANIAYFTTVTRVEILSGSAVAVMFSQRLYGVMWWIMPIFVSLSTFGGVNGILFTTSRLFYVGGREGHMPQVLSYVSVKRLTPMPACIFMGILSLFYLLSTDMYALINYVGFVNWLAIGMSIVVLLYFRKTRPDMKRPIKVNLFWPILYVAMTVFLVALPFYASPTETTYGVIMICTGIPVYIIFIAWENKPKSLTNIIDKTTLFLQKVLVIMPEENVISITEEMKHEHAT